Proteins found in one Sorghum bicolor cultivar BTx623 chromosome 1, Sorghum_bicolor_NCBIv3, whole genome shotgun sequence genomic segment:
- the LOC8083947 gene encoding uncharacterized protein LOC8083947: protein MAKVPDLGSDFAQKLLRDLRRRRERLGFESSAAAPRAKDAYSNAPKPPQVQKPQQAAPRVASRPQAATSISRRQGNSSSIARPGTPRRHDAPAVAHSHAIVPFQGEGGGGKQTAPTASAGGVDVQMALALALSNSGKLQNVHLVARQGGGGGSVFFGEPGRTGTASQARHHLLAPGAHVGKVAIGVQKLNDILVAYSSGGAAGARRRGSVEIGKQLLRGAMDLEESLSMLMMLQDASDYMEMGNSGNGGKMLLLEGKESWKSSAAPRSTTSASARLVEIVDGDSEEAEQADDAKSPSDAFLQIVPHGMSQSYRPNHISSLQFAGAANNRKSNATSGEKDGSKVRMPSLIAKLMGLENLPSAKTVAERKGTERFVKPEAVPRKSTATNAMAGTLPIRIVASERMPSRGQIKNFQTSEWNISLTKSDEPVLSSRFSHLTVDKQTRQTMRQMLSKQEGTDRRVSVNQVADEKIVHQDTKLTEDSSQQKTTVSAGRKMNFLQRFTKNGKNKPATEEKTIVEENKQKLGKKQTTGIKQRDSEVKPRKTREKFNKENLANPGNKAQGKNGKAAKTDQMRKQAQSKPSDKQTMEKKVQNYRRVQNETAIQKLEQKRSLKSEPTPTKEKLESVTLTELQNGEATKVDDTRSHKPSDSTPGDDGVCEKSAMEMEDSSTTRGASSYQSEKEPTEEINDPTTAVAQTTPESIAETNDDRVNHTVSETIQTLETFSEEEQQHQQQQQMKEVNDESTNGLDHIMKPGNPNVMKNHKMDVVSCDSFTENQLLLAEMLLKDPYLLETAKAITGFNVPVSVVQVNTGKWLDKGNKVLSDIGRELIRRKGKRTEAMVDVSVTRAANLKLQTLDDLIRELDSDIQSLHIPKKIQQHSDHSTAENLKMVLRSDMENTHSDANSVWDFGWNRVWDLPIEKNEVVKDLEKNILGGIITDVARELIDVSLRHGCCACES, encoded by the exons ATGGCCAAGGTGCCCGATCTCGGCTCCGACTTCGCCCAGAAGCTGCTCAGggacctccgccgccgccgggagcgGCTCGGCTTCGagtcctccgccgccgcgcctcgggcgaaag ATGCTTATTCGAATGCTCCGAAACCACCTCAAGTTCAGAAGCCACAACAAGCAGCTCCTCGGGTAGCATCAAGACCACAAGCAGCAACGAGCATATCA CGCCGGCAAGGCAACAGCAGCTCCATTGCCAGACCAGGGACGCCGCGCCGCCATGACGCGCCGGCCGTCGCCCATTCGCACGCCATCGTGCCGTTccaaggagaaggaggaggaggcaagCAGACGGCGCCAACGGCCAGCGCCGGCGGCGTGGACGTGCAGATGGCGCTGGCCCTCGCGCTCAGCAACAGCGGCAAGCTCCAGAACGTCCATCTCGTGGCGCgccagggcggcggcggcggctccgtGTTCTTCGGCGAGCCGGGCAGGACGGGGACGGCGTCGCAGGCGCGCCACCACCTCCTGGCTCCCGGTGCGCACGTCGGCAAGGTGGCGATCGGCGTCCAGAAGCTGAACGACATTCTCGTGGCGTACTCCTCCGGCGGTGCTGCCGGCGCGAGGAGGAGGGGCTCGGTTGAGATCGGGAAGCAACTGCTCAGAGGCGCCATGGACCTCGAGGAGTCGCTCagcatgctcatgatgctccaGGACGCCTCGGACTACATGGAAATGGGGAACTCAGGGAACGGCGGCAAGATGCTGCTGTTGGAGGGCAAGGAGAGCTGGAAGAGCTCTGCTGCGCCGCGTTCGACGACCTCTGCCTCTGCAAGGCTGGTAGAGATCGTCGACGGTGATTCAGAAGAGGCCGAGCAGGCCGACGATGCAAAGAGCCCGTCAGATGCGTTCTTGCAGATTGTTCCTCACGGCATGTCACAGAGTTACAGACCGAACCACATCTCATCTTTGCAGTTCGCCGGTGCTGCAAACAATCGCAAGAGCAATGCTACAAGTGGCGAGAAGGATGGTTCAAAGGTGAGGATGCCCAGTCTGATTGCCAAGTTGATGGGGCTGGAAAATCTTCCATCAGCGAAGACGGTTGCAGAGCGCAAGGGGACAGAGAGGTTTGTGAAACCTGAGGCGGTGCCAAGAAAATCAACAGCGACAAATGCGATGGCTGGCACATTACCCATACGAATTGTAGCTTCAGAAAGGATGCCATCCAGAGGGCAGATCAAGAATTTTCAGACAAGTGAGTGGAATATTAGCCTGACAAAGTCTGACGAACCTGTACTGTCAAGTAGATTTTCACATCTCACAGTTGACAAGCAAACAAGGCAGACCATGAGGCAGATGTTAAGCAAACAGGAAGGTACAGACAGAAGAGTCAGTGTAAACCAAGTAGCTGATGAGAAAATCGTTCATCAGGACACGAAGCTGACTGAAGACAGCAGCCAGCAAAAGACAACAGTCAGTGCAGGAAGGAAGATGAATTTCCTCCAAAGGTTTacgaagaatggaaagaacaaaCCAGCCACAGAAGAGAAAACAATTGTTGAAGAAAATAAACAGAAGCTCGGAAAGAAGCAAACCACAGGCATAAAACAGAGAGACAGTGAGGTGAAGCCAAGGAAGACGAGAGAGAAGTTTAACAAGGAGAACCTTGCCAATCCTGGAAACAAGGCTCAAggaaagaatggcaaggctgccAAGACAGATCAAATGAGAAAGCAAGCACAAAGTAAGCCGTCAGATAAACAGACCATGGAAAAGAAGGTGCAGAATTATCGTCGAGTGCAGAATGAAACAGCCATTCAGAAACTAGAACAGAAGAGGTCACTGAAATCAGAACCAACTCCTACAAAAGAGAAGCTAGAATCTGTTACACTGACAGAACTGCAGAATGGAGAGGCCACAAAAGTAGATGATACCAGAAGTCACAAACCATCAGACAGCACGCCCGGTGATGATGGTGTATGCGAAAAATCTGCAATGGAGATGGAAGATAGTAGCACAACTAGAGGTGCTTCCTCATACCAATCCGAAAAGGAACCAACTGAAGAAATCAATGATCCAACAACTGCTGTAGCACAGACTACTCCTGAATCAATTGCTGAGACAAAT GATGACAGAGTTAATCATACAGTCAGTGAGACAATACAGACACTGGAAACATTTTCTGAGGAAGAAcagcagcaccagcagcagcaacaaatgAAAGAAGTGAACGATGAATCAACAAATG GTTTGGATCATATCATGAAGCCCGGTAACCCGAATGTTATGAAAAACCACAAGATGGATGTTGTTTCATGTGATTCCTTCACAGAGAATCAACTCTTGCTTGCAGAAATGTTGCTGAAGGATCCCTACTTACTTGAAACCGCAAAGGCGATTACCGGATTCAATGTCCCAGTCAGCGTGGTTCAGGTTAACACAGGGAAGTGGTTAGACAAAGGCAACAAGGTTCTTTCAGACATCGGACGCGAATTGATCAGAAGGAAAGGTAAACGAACAGAGGCGATGGTCGATGTTAGCGTGACACGCGCCGCTAACCTGAAACTACAGACTCTAGATGATCTCATCAGAGAACTGGATAGCGATATTCAGTCTCTGCACATCCCCAAGAAAATTCAGCAACATAGTGACCACAGCACAGCTGAAAACCTGAAGATGGTACTCCGCAGCGACATGGAGAACACGCATTCGGATGCTAACTCGGTGTGGGACTTCGGTTGGAACCGCGTTTGGGACCTGCCGATCGAGAAGAATGAAGTCGTCAAGGATTTGGAGAAGAACATATTGGGTGGTATCATCACTGATGTAGCAAGGGAGCTTATTGATGTATCCTTGCGCCATGGGTGCTGTGCCTGTGAGTCTTGA